A single Drechmeria coniospora strain ARSEF 6962 chromosome 03, whole genome shotgun sequence DNA region contains:
- a CDS encoding T-complex protein 1 subunit gamma: MQAPVLVMNTQNGERQTGRKAQLSNIAAAKTVADIIRSCLGPKAMLKMLLDPMGGIVLTNDGHAILREIEVSHPAAKSMIELSRTQDEEVGDGTTTVIILAGEILAQALPQLERNIHPVVIISAFKRALQDALDIIDDVSLPIDVDDDKAMSQLISSSIGTKFVSRWMDQMCSLALKAVRTVTWDSGSGKTEVDIKRYARIEKVPGGEIEDSQVLDGLMLNKDITHPKMRRRIENPRIVLLDCPLEYKKGESQTNIEITKEEDWNRILQIEEEQIKMMCDAIAAVKPDLVITEKGVSDLAQHFFVKANITALRRVRKTDNNRIARATGATIVNRVEDLQQSDVGTRCGLFEIEKIGDEYFTFLTRCKDPKACTVLLRGPSKDVLNEVERNLQDAMGVARNVMFHPRLSPGGGATEMAVSVRLAQKAKSIEGVQQWPYKAVADAMEVIPRTLVQNAGKSPVRVLTDLRAKQADGKSTWGVNGDAGTIVDMKEYGVWEPEAIKLQSIKTAIEAACLLLRVDDICSAKKAQQIGGGAGGGDD; encoded by the exons ATGCAAGCTCCGGTGCTGGTTATGA ACACGCAGAACGGGGAGAGACAGACGGGAAGGAAAGCGCAGCTGTCAAACATTGCCGCGGCCAAGAC CGTCGCCGACATCATCCGGTCGTGTCTCGGTCCCAAGGCCATGCTCAAGATGCTGCTCGATCCcatgggcggcatcgtcctcACCAACGACGGACACGCAATCCTGCGAGAGATTGAGGTCTCGCACCCCGCCGCGAAGAGCATGATCGAGCTCAGTCGCACccaggacgaggaggtcggCGATGGCACTACGACAGTCATCATCTTGG CCGGTGAAATCCTCGCCCAGGCCCTCCCGCAGCTCGAGCGCAACATCCaccccgtcgtcatcatctccGCCTTCAAGCGCGCCCTCCAGGACGCTCTCGacatcatcgacgacgtctcGCTCcccatcgacgtcgacgacgacaaggccatGAGCCAGctcatctcctcctccatcggcaCCAAGTTCGTCTCCCGCTGGATGGACCAGATGTGCAGCCTCGCCCTCAAGGCCGTGCGCACCGTCACCTGGGACTCGGGCAGCGGCAAGACCGAGGTCGACATCAAGCGCTACGCCCGCATCGAAAAGGtgcccggcggcgagatcgaGGACAGCCAGGTGCTGGACGGCCTCATGCTGAACAAGGACATCACCCACCCCAAGATGCGGCGGCGTATCGAGAACCCGCgcatcgtcctcctcgactGCCCCCTCGAGTATAAAAAGGGCGAGTCCCAGACCAACATCGAAATCACCAAGGAGGAGGACTGGAATCGAATCCTGCagatcgaggaggagcagatcAAGATGATGTGtgacgccatcgccgccgtcaagccCGACCTCGTCATCACGGAAAAGGGCGTCTCCG ACCTGGCCCAGCACTTCTTCGTCAAGGCCAACATCACAGCCCTGCGCCGCGTTCGCAAGACGGACAACAACAGGATAGCGCGGGCGACGGGGGCGACCATCGTCAACCGGGTCGAGGACCTCCAGCAGTCCGACGTCGGCACCCGGTGCGGCCTGTTCGAGATCGAGAAGATCGGCGACGAGTACTTCACCTTCCTCACCCGCTGCAAGGACCCCAAGGCCTGCACCGTGCTCCTCCGCGGGCCCTCCAAGGACGTGCTCAACGAGGTGGAGCGGAACCTGCAGGACGCCATGGGCGTGGCCCGGAACGTCATGTTCCACCCGCGCCTGtcgcccggcggcggcgccaccGAGATGGCCGTGTCCGTCAGGCTCGCGCAAAAGGCCAAGAGCATCGAGGGCGTCCAGCAGTGGCCCTacaaggccgtcgccgacgccatggagGTGATCCCGCGCACGCTCGTCCAGAACGCCGGCAAGAGCCCGGTGCGGGTGCTGACGGACCTGCGAGCcaagcaggccgacggcaagagCACCTGGGGCGtcaacggcgacgccggcaccatcgtcgacatgaAGGAGTACGGCGTGTGGGAgcccgaggccatcaagctCCAGAGCATCAAGACGGCCATCGAG GCTGCCTGCTTGCTGCTAAGAGTGGACGACATCTGCAGTGCCAAGAAGGCGCAGCAGATCGGAGGAGGCGCCGGGGGAGGCGATGATTAG
- a CDS encoding cobalamin-independent methionine synthase, whose amino-acid sequence MTDASAAAALLPSAAAGDAKMAPWEAGSAVDGVEGGEASAARRGAKQEAEVTALSLKMPPLIGLPPMQTVVSHPPAEPGWPTEPSTGLPAPQLASPSCISRDDPAPAFIFPPSSCHIPPRPLSLLSSPHTTSSPRLPSSHLPSPVVPRPSSLALRSRQENGSFFDRHPPILSSSSVPESPQTRLPAKMVQSAVLGFPRMGVNRDLKKATEAYWGGKMSQADLLTEAKRLRLAHWKIQKDAGVDVIPSNDFALYDQVLCHIQDFGAVPERYTKDGLNPIDEYFAMGRGHQKGGVDVPSLEMVKWFDSNYHYVKPTFQDNQTFKLVGSPKAVVEFNEAKSAGIHTRPVLVGPVSFLHLGKADRGQKVDPIDLLDKLLPVYEQLLVKLKEAGADTVQVDEPVLVFDLPAKTKAAFKPAYERLAALGDKIPKIVFATYFGDIVHNMDLVPKNLHGLHVDLVRNPEQLATVLGALGPKTILSAGVVDGRNIWKTNLKRAIETVESAVQKLGKDRVMVATSSSLLHTPHTLASEKKLDAEVADWFSFACEKAVEVAVIAKAVTDGPAAVRDQLEANAKSMQARATSTRTNNPKVKERQAKVTEQDHKRKSEFTTRIGAQQKKLNLPLFPTTTIGSFPQTSEIRIQRNKLTKGEIATADYDKFIEKEIQDNVKMQEELGLDVFVHGEPERNDMVQYFGERLDGYAFTTHAWVQSYGSRCVRPPIIVGDISRPAPMTVKESKYAVSVSSKPMKGMLTGPVTCLRWSFPRDDVHQSVQAQQLALALRDEVVDLEKAGIDVIQVDEPALREGLPLRSGKERDAYLDWAVKAFRLSTSGVEDATQIHSHFCYSEFQDFFHAIAALDADVLSIENSKSDAKLLRVFVDSAYPRHIGPGVYDIHSPRVPSEQEIKDRIEEMLQYLKPEQLWIDPDCGLKTRQWKETKEALTNMVNAAKFYRAKYAK is encoded by the exons ATGACCGACGCATCTGCCGCCGCGGCCTTGCTCCCTTCAGCGGCGGCCGGTGACGCCAAGATGGCGCCATGGGAGGCAGGttctgccgtcgacggcgtcgagggaggagaggcgagTGCTGCCAGGAGGGGAGCG AAACAGGAGGCGGAAGTCACCGCATTATCGCTCAAGATGCCACCACTGATTGGACTGCCCCCCATGCAGACGGTCGTCTCCCACCCACCCGCCGAGCCTGGCTGGCCAACCGAACCGAGCACCGGCCTGCCTGCCCCTCAGCTCGCTTCTCCCTCCTGCATCAGCCGCGACGACCCCGCCCCCGCCTTCATATTCCCTCCGTCGTCCTGCCAcattcctcctcgtcctctctctcttctctcctctcctcaTACCACCTCCTCCCCCCGTCTTCCCTCGTCCCATCTtccctcgcccgtcgtcccTCGCCCGTCTTCCCTCGCCCTACGTTCACGACAAGAGAACGGCTCGTTCTTCGATAGACATCCTCCG ATCctctcgagcagcagcgtcCCCGAGAGTCCACAGACCAGACTACCCGCCAAGATGGTCCAGTCCGCCGTGCTCGGTTTCCCCCGCATGGGAGTCAACCGTGACCTGAAAAAGGCCACGGAGGCTT ACTGGGGTGGCAAGATGTCGCAGGCTGACCTGCTCACCGAGGCGAAGCGTCTCCGCCTTGCCCACTGGAAGATTCAGAaagacgccggcgtcgacgtcatccCCAGCAACGACTTTGCCCTCTACGACCAGGTCCTCTGCCACATCCAGGACTTTGGA GCCGTTCCTGAGCGGTATACCAAGGATGGCCTGAACCCCATCGACGAGTACTTCGCCATGGGTCGTGGCCACCAaaagggcggcgtcgacgtgcccAGCTTGGAGATGGTCAAGTGGTTCGACTCCAACTACCACTACGTCAAGCCCACCTTCCAGGACAACCAGACCTTcaagctcgtcggcagccccaaggccgtcgtcgagttcAACGAGGCCAAGAGCGCCGGCATCCACACGcgtcccgtcctcgtcggccccgtGAGCTTCCTCCACCTCGGCAAGGCCGATCGCGGCCAAAAGGTCGACCCcatcgacctgctcgacAAGCTCCTGCCCGTCTAcgagcagctcctcgtcaagctcaaggaggccggcgccgacaccgtccaggtcgacgagcccgtcctcgtcttcgacCTGCCCGCAAAGACAAAGGCCGCCTTCAAGCCGGCCTACGAgcggctcgccgccctcggcgacaaGATCCCCAAGATCGTCTTCGCCACCTACTTTGGCGACATCGTCCACAACATGGACCTCGTCCCCAAGAACCTGCACGGCCTccacgtcgacctcgtccgcaaccccgagcagctcgccaccgtcctcggcgccctcggccccAAGACGatcctctcggccggcgtcgtcgacggccgcaacATCTGGAAGACCAACCTCAAGCGCGCCATCGAGACGGTCGAGTCGGCCGTCCAGAAGCTCGGCAAGGACCGCGTCATGGTCGCCACCTCGAGCTCCCTCCTCCACACGCCCCACACCCTCGCGAGCGAGaagaagctcgacgccgaggtggccgactGGTTCTCCTTTGCCTGCgaaaaggccgtcgaggtggccgtcatcgccaaggccgtcaccgacggccccgccgccgtccgcgaccagctcgaggccaacgcCAAGTCGATGCAGGCGCGCGCCACGTCGACGCGCACCAACAACCCCAAGGTCAAGGAGCGCCAGGCCAAGGTGACGGAGCAGGACCACAAGCGAAAGTCGGAGTTCACCACGCGCATCGGCGCCCAGCAGAAGAAGCTCAATCTCCCCCTCTTCCCCACGACGACCATCGGCTCCTTCCCCCAGACGTCGGAGATTCGCATCCAGCGAAACAAGCTCACCAAGGGCGAGatcgccacggccgactACGACAAGTTCATCGAGAAGGAGATCCAGGACAACGTCAAGATGCAGgaggagctcggcctcgacgtcttcGTCCACGGCGAGCCCGAGCGCAACGACATGGTGCAGTACTTTGGCGAGCGCCTCGACGGCTACGCCTTCACCACGCACGCTTGGGTCCAGAGCTACGGCTCCCGCTGCGTCCGCCCCcccatcatcgtcggcgacatcaGCCGCCCCGCGCCCATGACGGTCAAGGAGTCCAAGTACGCCGTGTCGGTGTCGAGCAAGCCCATGAAGGGCATGCTGACGGGCCCCGTCACCTGCCTCCGCTGGTCCTTCCCCCGCGACGACGTCCACCAGTCGGTCCAGGCCCagcagctcgccctcgccctgcgcgacgaggtcgtcgacctcgaaaaggccggcatcgacgtcatccaggtcgacgagccggcccTCCGCGAGGGCCTGCCCCTGCGCTCGGGCAAGGAGCGCGACGCCTACCTCGACTGGGCCGTCAAGGCCTTCCGCCTCTCGAcctcgggcgtcgaggacgccaCCCAGATCCACTCCCACTTCTGCTACTCCGAGTTCCAGGACTTCTTccacgccatcgccgccctcgacgccgacgtgctgTCCATCGAGAACAGCAAGTCGGACGCCAAGCTCCTCCGCGTCTTCGTCGACTCGGCCTACCCCCGCCACATCGGCCCCGGCGTCTACGACATCCACTCGCCCCGCGTGCCGAGCGAGCAGGAGATCAAGGACCGCATCGAGGAGATGCTCCAGTACCTCAAGCCCGAGCAGCTCTGGATCGACCCCGACTGCGGCCTGAAGACGCGCCAGTGGAAGGAGACCAAGGAGGCCCTGACCAACATGGTCAACGCGGCCAAGTTCTACCGCGCCAAGTACGCCAAGTGA
- a CDS encoding hypothetical protein (related to CYTOCHROME B561) translates to MTGTGVLAQFGVLLLVAVVWAAVFMNPIILFSGHPIGQSLAVFLLFQSVLFLQPTHTADQKRVGQRVHASLNLAAFLSLVAGVAIVEYNKGLSRKAHFHSVHAYLGTVAVALLVVQYLVGFTMWATPGLWGGEDKAKKLWRLHRIFAYAIVLPLLLLTVLFSTRTDYVAHVLNIPWWSLLVASVLIVAGVYPRLQLYKILAGPRHVVSPAA, encoded by the coding sequence ATGACAGGAACCGGCGTGCTCGCCCAGTTtggcgtcctcctcctcgtcgccgtcgtctgggCCGCCGTCTTCATGAACCCCATCATCCTCTTCTCCGGACATCCCATCGGCCAATCtctcgccgtcttcctcctcttccaGTCCGTCCTGTTCCTGCAGCCGACCCACACGGCCGACCAGAAGCGCGTCGGCCAGCGCGTGCATGCTTCCCTCAACCTGGCCGCCTTCCtgagcctcgtcgccggcgtcgccattGTCGAGTACAACAAGGGCCTCAGCCGAAAGGCACACTTTCACTCTGTCCACGCCTAcctcggcaccgtcgccgtcgcgctgCTTGTCGTCCAGtacctcgtcggcttcaccATGTGGGCGACGCCCGGCCTGTGGGGCGGTGAggacaaggccaagaagctcTGGAGGCTGCACCGCATCTTCGCCTACGCCATCGTGCtaccgctgctgctgctgaccGTCCTGTTCTCGACGCGCACGGATTACGTCGCCCACGTCTTGAACATCCCCTGGTGGTCTCTCCTCGTCGCATCCGTCCTCATCGTCGCGGGCGTCTACCCACGCCTTCAGTTGTACAAGATACTCGCCGGTCCTCGGCACGTCGTCTCCCCGGCGGCCTAA
- a CDS encoding allantoicase-like protein: MVFTGAWYDGWETRRHNKEAFDWVVVRLGVASGTVEGVEVDTAFFTGNYAPAISVEGCFSDDDAEVVSWKGGRGRWKTIVGLQPCGPSRRFGWKLDRPSTEAYTHVRLNMYADGGIARFRLFGHAVPVFPDDKQAVVDLAAAQNGGIAVSCSDQHFGTKDNLLLPGRGKDMGDGWETARSRGKDHVDWAIIKLGAPGRLESFVVDTAHFRGNFPQKVAIHALDWRGQATKPEANDASWRELVAPSEMGPDKEFALTSADKETVFSHVKLTMIPDGGVKRLRVFGRRAE; the protein is encoded by the coding sequence ATGGTCTTCACAGGTGCCTGGTACGATGGTTGGGAGACGCGGCGGCACAACAAGGAGGCCTTTGACTGGGTCGTCGTgcggctcggcgtcgcctcgggcaccgtcgagggcgtcgaggtcgataCGGCCTTCTTCACGGGCAACTACGCGCCCGCCATCTCGGTCGAGGGTTGcttcagcgacgacgacgccgaggtcgtctCCTGGAagggcggccgcggccggtgGAAGACAATCGTCGGCCTCCAGCCGTGCGGCCCGTCCCGGCGCTTCGGCTGGAAGCTCGacaggccgtcgacggaggcgTACACGCACGTGAGGCTCAACATgtacgccgacggcggcatcgcccgcTTCCGCCTCTTCGGCCACGCCGTGCCCGTCTTCCCCGACGACaagcaggccgtcgtcgacctcgcggccgcccagaacggcggcatcgccgtctcCTGCAGCGACCAGCACTTTGGCACCAAGGAcaacctgctgctgccgggCCGCGGCAAGGACATGGGCGACGGCTGGGAGACGGCCCGATCGCGCGGCAAGGACCACGTCGACTGGGCCATCATCAAGCTCGGCGCGCCCGGCCGCCTCGAGTCCTTTGTCGTAGACACGGCCCACTTCCGGGGCAACTTTCCCCAAAAGGTCGCCATTCACGCGCTCGACTGGCGAGGACAGGCGACCAAGCCCGAGGCCAACGACGCCAGCTGGCGAGAGCTGGTCGCTCCGTCCGAGATGGGGCCCGACAAGGAGTTTGCGCTGACGAGCGCCGACAAGGAGACCGTCTTCAGCCACGTCAAGCTCACCATGATACCCGATGGCGGCGTCAAGAGGCTGCGGGTCTTTGGACGGAGGGCCGAGTGA
- a CDS encoding DIL and Ankyrin domain containing protein encodes MDIGASPGGSGDEKPRAMPADLPRSLDDRTHAPVEEYVRETEMYDGWQGQSQFLTTPALAKSLNFGSLSLNDGEYEQGPAKGATMDSDARLMEMLRTQAAAHQAGQALEDVQAVVDDEKMTDAEKTELLQRALTMAASNGDVAKVGALLRGGAKAFVDVDAPDEDGTPPLIYASCFGHESVVQALIEAGVDVNKQDRNEWSALMWAMTNRHKSIAKLLLDNKASSDQKTSSGRTAFDFVPPDSEMSYYLHNNGYSIGNAGVTDDFYSPGFSQDRFEEEMAENEMRRRLMMESARDLEVDLGNVGMDDQPEPVDEFEEEQQEFDFSRCLHDQMFVFQDDELDRILDIIITKMTPQRSPSQKPVPANMIFLSARYAHYHSSAELSERLLVTAMKLINDVVERHQWDMTILAFWISNATLLLHYLRKDAGLVEATADFQSQLTDLINEIFILIVRDAERRLDKVLDVGMLDHETIPGFEDITFQNEWKLFKRKTTVKEEPLEKRFRPPSPKQRAKPSPRNVTSLLSSTLFVLDLYDVHSVITAQIVSQLVYWIGAELFNRIMSNRKYLARTKAMQIRMNISILEDWARTNNRQAEHYEGGETRSSGDTTTLAAGRHLAPAIQLLQWLQCFSSLGPDDFEALVGTLQQLKRLTPQQLIHAATHYRPEVGEKGLPKSATEYLVAVQKETALKREQRMSRAVSPPARTDADGEPATPTKAGASNGKAQQETPGSAAKPGHDGSDHEGEDDAPEHLLLDPSLMLPFTLPSVTDMLVSYGAGFGGVNRERERKYIPTVPPEFLEKLEVSGVRKEPMFEEKDWENEEL; translated from the exons ATGGATATCGGGGCCTCgcccggcggcagcggcgacgagaagcCTCGCGCCATGCCCGCCGACCTTCCAAGATCCCTCGACGACCGGACGCACGCGCCCGTCGAGGAATACGTGCGCGAGACGGAGATGTACGACGGCTGGCAAG GCCAGTCTCAGTTCCTCACGACGCCCGCCCTCGCCAAGTCGCTCAACTTTGGCAGCCTGTCGTTGAACGACGGCGAGTACGAGCAGGGCCCGGCCAAGGGCGCCACCATGGACTCGGACGCTAGGCTGATGGAGATGCTGCGGACCcaggccgccgcccaccAGGCCGGCCAAGCGTTGGAGGACGTGCAGGCCGTCGTTGACGACGAGAAGATGACGGATgcggagaagacggagcTCCTGCAGAGAGCGCtgaccatggcggcgagcaaCGGCGACGTGGCCAAGGTCGGCGCTCTCCtgcgcggcggcgccaaggcctttgtcgacgtcgacgcccccgacgaggatggcacGCCGCCGCTCATCTACGCCAGCTGCTTT GGCCACGAGAGCGTCGTCCAGGCGCTCATCGAagcgggcgtcgacgtcaacaAGCAGGATCGGAACGAGTGGAGCGCCCTCATGTGGGCCATGACGAATCGCCACAAGTCCATCGCgaagctgctgctcgacAACAAGGCCTCGTCGGACCAGAAGACGTCGTCGGGCCGGACCGCCTTCGACTTTGTGCCGCCCGACAGCGAGATGTCGTACTACCTGCACAACAACGGATACAGCATCGGCAACGCCGGCGTCACCGACGACTTCTACAGCCCCGGCTTCTCGCAGGACCGcttcgaggaggagatggccgAGAACGAGATGCGCCGGCGGCTCATGATGGAGAGCGCGAGGGacctcgaggtcgacctcggcaacgtcggcaTGGACGACCAGCCGGAG CCCGTCGACGAgttcgaggaggagcagcaggagtTTGACTTCAGCCGCTGCCTGCACGACCAGATGTTCGTCTtccaggacgacgagctcgaccggATACTcgacatcatcatcaccaagATGACGCCCCAACGATCGCCGTCGCAGAAGCCGGTGCCGGCCAACATGATCTTCCTGAGCGCGCGCTACGCCCACTACCACTCGAGCGCCGAGCTGTCGGAGCGGCTGCTCGTGACGGCCATGAAGCTCATCAACGACGTCGTGGAGCGGCACCAGTGGGACATGACCATCCTCGCCTTCTGGATCTCCAACgcgacgctgctgctgcactACCTCCGCaaggacgccggcctcgtcgaggcgacggccgacttcCAGTCGCAGCTGACGGACCTCATCAACGAAATCTTCATCCTCATCGTCCGCGACGCCGAGCGGCGGCTGGACAAggtgctcgacgtcggcatgcTCGACCACGAAACCATCCCCGGCTTCGAGGACATCACCTTCCAGAACGAGTGGAAGCTGTTCAAGCGAAAGACGACGGTCAAGGAGGAGCCGCTCGAGAAGCGCttccggccgccgtcgccgaagcaGCGGGCcaagccgtcgccgcgcaACGTCACGTCGCtgctctcgtcgacgctcttcgtcctcgacctctaCGACGTGCACTCGGTCATCACGGCCCAGATCGTCTCCCAGCTCGTCTACTGGATCGGCGCCGAGCTGTTCAACCGCATCATGTCGAACCGCAAGTACCTCGCCCGCACCAAGGCCATGCAGATCCGCATGAACATCTCCATCCTCGAGGACTGGGCGCGGACCAACAACCGGCAGGCCGAGCActacgagggcggcgagacgaggagctcgggcgacacgacgacgctcgccgccggccggcacCTCGCCCCCGCCATCCAGCTGCTGCAGTGGCTGCAGTGCTTCTCCTCGCTCGGGCCCGACGACttcgaggccctcgtcggcaccctGCAGCAGCTGAAGAGGCTGACGCCCCAGCAGCTCATCCACGCCGCGACCCACTACCGGCCCGAGGTAGGCGAGAAGGGCCTGCCGAAGAGCGCGACCGAGTACCTCGTGGCGGTGCAGAAGGAGACGGCGCTGAAGCGGGAGCAGCGCATGAGCCGGGCcgtgtcgccgccggcgcggaccgacgccgacggcgagccggcgacgccgaccaaGGCTGGAGCGTCCAACGGTAAGGCGCAGCAGGAGACGCCGGGCAGCGCCGCGAAGCCGGGCCACGACGGATCCGAccacgagggcgaggacgacgcgcCCGAGCACCTGCTCCTCGACCCGTCCCTGATGCTTCCCTTTACGCTGCCGTCCGTCACCGACATGCTCGTCTCGTacggcgccggcttcggcggcgtgaaccgggagcgggagcgaAAGTACAtcccgacggtgccgcccgAGTTCTTGGAGAAGCTCGAGGTCAGCGGCGTCCGCAAGGAGCCGATGTTTGAGGAGAAGGATTGGGAGAACGAGGAGCTGTGA